Proteins encoded together in one Candidatus Methylomirabilota bacterium window:
- a CDS encoding nitrite reductase — protein MSEAVRETKAQRVERLKRELNPWEAYADIVRFAREGWDAIPPEWLGTYFRWWGIYTQGDGVGAVGGKGGEGKATRNFMVRIRIPNGALQSHQLRTIATLAERHARGIADITVRQNIQLHWVALESLPEVFQALWLHGVTTLGACGDVTRNVTGCPLAGLDADELADASPLVHAATRLLNGNAAFYNLPRKYKVTITGCRAWCSYPEINDVGLTAVRHPVTGETGFAVRVGGGLSTDPHLALRLDAFVGWHQALAVVRAISEIFRDSDVLRQNREKARLKFLFLQHGWTAQRFQAAIEERLGYALERGVPDDPPDDVYRDHVGIHPQKQPGYCYAGVAVLRGRLTPAEMRAAADLADRYGTGEVRTTSMQNLLVPGVRRERAGALARELEAAGLPLHASPFRRGTVACTGSEFCKLALTETKGFARRLVEGLEARLPGFEQHLKIHVTGCPNSCGQHWIADLGIEGKKVKVDGALADAYYFCVGGAVGLHQAVARPIGLRLPAADVAPAIERLLRAFLTDGLPGENFRRFAARHTDDELRALLAGELVPVVARDESPGRPPHGVDG, from the coding sequence GTGAGCGAAGCGGTCAGGGAAACCAAGGCTCAGCGCGTCGAGCGGCTCAAGCGGGAGCTGAACCCGTGGGAGGCCTACGCCGACATCGTGCGGTTCGCGCGCGAGGGCTGGGACGCGATCCCCCCGGAGTGGCTCGGCACGTACTTCCGCTGGTGGGGGATCTACACGCAGGGCGACGGCGTCGGCGCCGTCGGCGGCAAGGGCGGCGAGGGCAAGGCGACGCGCAACTTCATGGTGCGCATCCGCATCCCGAACGGCGCGCTCCAGTCCCACCAGCTGCGGACGATCGCGACGCTCGCCGAGCGCCACGCGCGCGGCATCGCCGACATCACGGTGCGCCAGAACATCCAGCTCCACTGGGTCGCGCTCGAGAGCCTCCCCGAGGTCTTCCAGGCGCTCTGGCTCCACGGCGTCACGACGCTCGGCGCCTGCGGCGACGTCACGCGCAACGTCACGGGCTGCCCGCTCGCCGGCCTCGACGCCGACGAGCTCGCGGACGCCTCCCCGCTCGTCCACGCGGCGACGCGGCTCTTGAACGGCAACGCCGCCTTCTACAACCTGCCGCGCAAGTACAAGGTGACGATCACCGGTTGCCGCGCGTGGTGCTCCTACCCGGAGATCAACGACGTCGGCCTCACGGCGGTGCGCCACCCGGTGACGGGCGAGACCGGCTTCGCCGTGCGCGTGGGGGGCGGGCTCTCGACCGACCCGCACCTGGCGCTGCGTCTCGACGCGTTCGTCGGCTGGCACCAGGCGCTCGCCGTGGTGCGCGCGATCTCGGAGATCTTCCGCGACTCGGACGTCCTCCGCCAGAACCGCGAGAAGGCGCGGCTCAAGTTCCTCTTCCTCCAGCACGGCTGGACGGCCCAGCGCTTCCAGGCCGCGATCGAGGAGCGGCTCGGGTACGCGCTCGAGCGCGGCGTGCCGGATGACCCCCCGGACGACGTCTACCGCGATCACGTCGGGATCCACCCGCAGAAGCAGCCGGGCTACTGCTACGCCGGCGTCGCCGTGCTCCGCGGGCGGCTCACGCCGGCGGAGATGCGCGCGGCCGCCGACCTCGCCGACCGCTACGGCACGGGCGAGGTGCGGACGACCAGCATGCAGAACCTCCTCGTCCCGGGCGTCCGCCGCGAGCGCGCCGGCGCGCTGGCGCGCGAGCTCGAGGCCGCGGGCCTCCCGCTCCACGCCTCGCCGTTCAGGCGCGGCACGGTCGCCTGCACGGGCTCGGAGTTCTGCAAGCTCGCGCTCACGGAGACGAAGGGCTTCGCGCGGCGTCTCGTCGAGGGGCTCGAGGCGCGCCTGCCCGGGTTCGAGCAGCACCTCAAGATCCACGTCACCGGCTGCCCGAACAGCTGCGGCCAGCACTGGATCGCCGACCTCGGGATCGAGGGCAAGAAGGTCAAGGTGGACGGCGCGCTGGCGGACGCCTACTACTTCTGCGTCGGCGGCGCGGTGGGCCTCCACCAGGCCGTCGCCCGTCCGATCGGGCTCCGCCTGCCCGCGGCGGACGTGGCGCCCGCGATCGAGCGCCTCCTGCGCGCCTTCCTGACGGACGGGCTGCCGGGCGAAAACTTCAGGCGCTTCGCCGCGCGGCACACCGACGACGAGCTGCGCGCGCTGCTCGCGGGCGAGCTCGTCCCCGTCGTCGCGCGCGACGAGTCGCCCGGGCGCCCGCCGCACGGGGTGGACGGCTGA